A single Pecten maximus unplaced genomic scaffold, xPecMax1.1, whole genome shotgun sequence DNA region contains:
- the LOC117320406 gene encoding uncharacterized protein LOC117320406, whose protein sequence is MAPHLQVTSIVLGFTLLHLAMVNTLDSMEVKDICSNSYMSIKEVGPGAVLEVGANKIPAQNPCVMRVDTCAHCKIEVEPYGKDFNLLGCDRNYDITGKACPVGYVLVYSHILL, encoded by the exons TACTTGGTTTCACTCTCCTCCACCTGGCCATGGTCAATACTCTGGACAGTATGGAAGTCAAAG ATATCTGCAGCAATTCCTACATGAGCATTAAGGAGGTGGGGCCAGGCGCTGTGTTAGAGGTTGGAGCAAATAAAATCCCTGCCCAGAACCCCTGTGTGATGAGAGTGGATACATGTGCACACTGCAAGATTGAGGTAGAGCCCTACGGTAAAGACTTCAATCTACTGGGCTGTGACAGAAACTATGATATCACTGGCAAGGCATGTCCTGTGGGGTACGTTCTAGTATATAGTCATATATTGCTTTAA